The DNA segment TCTTTGTTTTTCACGATCTTTAATAAAATCTAACTAAAGGCACATGCGAACTGCAAAACCCAACAAGGGAAGGGCCCATTTTCTCACCAAACTCACCAAACCGAAAATGCGACAGTGTAATAGGCAAGTGTGGAGCTGCGAGCCTCCGATTGATGTGTAAAGGGCAAAATGAAAAGGATTGGCCCAAAGAATgcataaattttattaattatgtgAAGGATcaatatctttaaaaaaaaaaaaaaaaaaaaacccctttGTAGGTTCTAGCGAGGCATGCCACGTGATACGTTACGATACGAGGACGAGGGCAAATCAAAGGACCCAAGCTCACAAAACGACGACGGACCAGGAGAAATTTTGGTGAgctattttgtaattttcttcttttttttttccctctcTTTCTAAATCAtcaagaaaattatattttttctgtCCCAATTAAACAAACTAACTATTTTTTCACACatattatgaaaaatcaataagtgaacaaatttttgtataaacttcttattttatttttattaatgtatttaaaaaataattatacaatttttcaatatataattaatatggaTATATATTATCAGTAAAGGAATGTAAATTATAATATCTGtttatatatttgggacaaacaaaaaaagaaaCGTAGTCTATATAGTTGGAACAGAAAGAATATATATCTCGTTGGTATATTAATTATGGTACTTCACATTTTTTAAAACCTTGCTTTTAatatcttaaaaatataattaaaaaatatgttatgaCCAATAACATCATTTTTAAGAATTGATATATTTAAACtttgggaaaattgcaaatttagtcatgtatgtttgtcactttgcgatttcggtcctctatgttttcacatttcagttttagtcatgcatgttctgatttttggcaattttggtcctttttattcgaaaatgtttacgtggcactgtacacgtcagctccacatcagcactgaattggtgccacgtcagcgccacgtcgaaaaaaagactaaaattgccaaaaaaataaagatagcggactaaaactgaaatgtaaaaaaatagaggaccaaaatcgcaaagtgacaaatatatagGACTAAATTTACAATTTTCCCTTAAACTTTTATAGAcggtaaaaaaaatttgggaaaatGTTAGAAGTAAACTATAACTATTTTCGGTCTCCAAATATGAAATtcaaaaacaataattaaagtgtttgaattttaaaattttaaaatattaatgtaATTATTGTAAACTTTTTTATGCATTCTACATAATATTTTAGGAAAATAACAtaacatttcattttttttaaaaaaagattttctatatatttatttaggtaaaaaaaccaaaatttaataTCTGAAAAAGAAATAgagttattataagaaaatacaTTTGATAACCctatgattggttaaaatcagtgggtCTCATGTGGGGTACACTGATTTCAACTAATCAAAATTCGTGCCGTGTGGATGCCATCGACTTAACCGTGAATGACTTGTAGTTTATTTGATATTAAACTTTAAACGAAGTTTCAAATTTGAGATAcaattaaaacattttttttctcaactctctctacatataaaatatatatatatatatttgagtagtaaaatttgtaaattccttaaaattttatttaacaatgttattttttttaaaaaaaaaaattaatgtagaCCAGTGGGATGTGCCTACGTGATGGGAGCACGCACGCCGACGATCAACTTGTAGAATTATTAATGTACATCGTCATGAAGATTGATCCagcaatatataaatatttccaCTTCGCAAAAAAGATAACTTTATGTAAAGAAGAGATCTTGACGttagaaaatttacaatatttatAAATCGCAAATAAAAAAACCTAATCAAATATCATCTTTACCAGTTTATTTGAACCTTTTGAAGCACCGCCACGGTTTATATGCTTAAAAAGACCTTTATTAACCATGTGGCAGTGTTATTCATTAATTTGTAATTAACATTAAAGCTAGCAacgaattattattttttatcttcTTATCAGGTCCATAAAGATAGAGAAACTGCTTTACAATAGATATCcatctctctatatatatacatcCCCTGTTAATTATTTGACGCAGAAAATGGCTTCAAATATGCACTCCAAGCATCATGCCATCATGATTTCAGTCCCATACCAAGGCCACATTACACCATTTCTGAATCTCGCCCTCCAGATTGCTTCTGCTGGCTTTGCTATAACTTTCGTCCACACCGAGCATATTCACCACACATTGTCAAGAGTCCACAAAGATCAACTCGATTTATTCTCAAAAGCACGAGAAGCCGGGCTCGACATATGTTACAAGACGATCAGCGACGGATTTCCGCTCGAATTCGATCGTACTCTCCACTTAGAGGAGTACTGGGAGTCCATGTTTGTCAGTTTCCCGTCTATTGCCGACCAGTTCGTGGGGGAGATGATACGGTCTGATCCGCACTCGGTCCATTTCTTGGTGACCGATACTACGTTTTCTTGGACTGCGAATGTCGCCACTAAGTACAATCTTGTGAATGTTTCGTTCTGGACCGAGCCGGCCCTCGTTTTCTCTTTGGGGTATCACATAGATCTTCTTCAAGAAAATGGTCACTATCCCGCAAAAGGTACGCATTCTTCCTTTCGAAACTTACATTTTGcttgctagctagctagctgaTTTTATgaactattaattaatattagctggtgtttaattaatttctgTCTGGCAGATGATACGGAGGAGCTGATAAGTTACGTGCCCGGAGTTGATTCAATAAGCACAAAGGACTTGATGCCGTACTTGAAGGAATCTGAATCGAGAACTTTGGTACACAGGGGAATGGTGTCGGCATTTAAGGAAGTGAAGAGGGCAGATTTTATCTTATACAACACAGTGCAAGAACTAGAATCTGACACGTTATCTTCTCTGAATCAAGAGAACCAGACAAATTATGCGATCGGGCCGATTAATTTCATGAAAAATGGCACTTCAATGATCACGGCCGTGCCCAAGAGTTTGTGGGCCGAATCAGACTGCAACCAGTGGCTGGAAACGAAGCGTCCAGGCTCAGTTGTTTACGTCTCCTTCGGCAGTCTCGTAAAAATCAGCAAGCGGGTTGTTGAAGAAATAGCATATGGGATCCTCCTCAGTGAAGTGAACTTCATATGGGTTTTTCGAGAAGATCACGAAATTTTACCCCGCGGATTCGAGGACGCATTGAGCAACGTCGATAGAGGGTTGATTGTTCCATGGTGTGACCAAATCACGGTGCTTTCGAATCCGGCTGTTGGCGGGTTTTTGACGCATTGTGGTTGGAATTCGATACTGGAGAGCATCTGGTGTGGGGTTCCCATGATTTGTTATCCCATAGCATTCGATCAACCAACCAACAGGAAACTAGTGGTTGATGACTGGAGGATCGGGACTAATCTTTGTGATGGATTAGTCTCGGTTCAAAGGGAAGCTGTTGCGGAAAAGATCGGTGGCTTCATCAACGGAGGCGTTGCAGGGGACTTGAGGAATGAGATTACTAGCTTGATGGAAAAGCTGCATAACGCCGTCGAAATCGATGGATCTTCGAACCGGAATCTCGATAAATTTATCAGtgatttgaagaagaaactaaTGTCATGGGAGTAGAAGTACTCGTAAGTTGTGTAAAACAAGGAGAAACCATTGAATATGGAGATAAATGATTCTTTCTTTTAGAGTTGAGTCTCAATCTTTGCTACTTTTCTTCATTTGGCACTTTGGAAAAATGATACTAAGAGCATGTGGATCCAATAAGATAAAAGAAGCTAAAAAATTAATGCCCATGATATCTTGTCTGAAATCCCTCGTGCTATTAACTTTATCATgagcaatgcatgtctttttcTCGACTTTGGCACATGTAATAAGAAAAAAGGTGTCGCAATTAagctttaaaaaataaaaaattattgccCATTATCTCTATCTTAGCGTCGAATTCACCAAATGCCTGTGGAAACCGATGCTCAGAAGTCAGATGCTGGCTGCtggttctttttcttttttattataACTTATAAGTTATAAGGGCATCCGTAATGAGaggtttataaaaatataaaccTCTCATTATAAACCTCACCCCATTGTAAGGGTGGGGTTTATAATTTTTTCTATAAACCGGTCCAAAATCTTGGGACCggtttatcttttttttttttaactttagtTGTAGGCGCAGGAGGGGGAGTGCACTGCACTCCCCATGTTGGGACGCGCGTGTATTTACACGCGCGCGTCAGGAAGCAGGTGGCGGGACCTGCtgcctttttttatttttattttatatttttcttttttctgatttttgtttttttttttgctttttttttttgttttggtataAATTTGGGTACTTTTTATTTcgtattttgttttttatttcaccattttatgtaatattattttcttagtttatataatttaattttcattaaaCTACATTTTAAATTATCCAAACTAGTCGATAAATACTTATTTTTTATagttttttagtttattttggttaaattattaatatcataaaaattaaagtaataaatttaaatattattttttttaattgaagatATATgaattaagaaaatatggtaaattaaattacaaataaaaaaaatgaaatttagaattaaaataagagaaTTGAAAGTGGGGCCCATAAAAAGTTGTTGAAGAGATTTATGATAACGGAAAAAGGTTTTAAAAATGTGTGAGGTTTTTAACTTTTGATGTGGCAGTATGGCAGGGCATAAACCTTTACGACAGATTTATGATTACGGATGCCCTAACTATAATTTATGGGTAATGTTGATTGGATTTGGACATAGTGGATGGACTCATCGTAGCGGGATTTAGGACTATACATCGTCCACGATTATCACGGACTATGTAAGGTAATTTCAAACGAAAGTCAAATATAAGATATTTTATTTACAACTgtatatctttattttttgaaaaaaaaaaaacaaaatatatgtGCATTGTTGCATAAGGATGTGCATGGGTATTTTCTTTAAAGGATCAttcgtataaaaaaaaaaagtgttcgtgacctttaaaaataatgttttattAACCAATTTATATACTTATCATTTGTAATGTGTGGCGAAGTGTTATGTGGGGAAACTACGTTTTTTTATTTGTAACAACGAGAAaatattagatttatttatttaaaacaaaaatactcAATACATTAATCGTGAAGGTTGTAAAATAGTTTCTTTATGTTATTACTGTTTATGATTTAGGTAtaacaataacaacaacaatagagtaacactcttgtgagatggtttctgtagtgacccttacccggatcacctactaaacagaacttaggcatgcaattaacttaataaaacagatatcagaataaaactgcggaaaccaataacattatacaatcccaagtaaaggaatctgtaattatccaataatatacaaccaaatcgaatagctgtataaacccaaacaacagtaataaaacctaagcgaagctccagccggccaaccactgactagcctctcctggatccaccctcctcgtccaatcgc comes from the Henckelia pumila isolate YLH828 chromosome 1, ASM3356847v2, whole genome shotgun sequence genome and includes:
- the LOC140875290 gene encoding UDP-glycosyltransferase 86A1-like; amino-acid sequence: MASNMHSKHHAIMISVPYQGHITPFLNLALQIASAGFAITFVHTEHIHHTLSRVHKDQLDLFSKAREAGLDICYKTISDGFPLEFDRTLHLEEYWESMFVSFPSIADQFVGEMIRSDPHSVHFLVTDTTFSWTANVATKYNLVNVSFWTEPALVFSLGYHIDLLQENGHYPAKDDTEELISYVPGVDSISTKDLMPYLKESESRTLVHRGMVSAFKEVKRADFILYNTVQELESDTLSSLNQENQTNYAIGPINFMKNGTSMITAVPKSLWAESDCNQWLETKRPGSVVYVSFGSLVKISKRVVEEIAYGILLSEVNFIWVFREDHEILPRGFEDALSNVDRGLIVPWCDQITVLSNPAVGGFLTHCGWNSILESIWCGVPMICYPIAFDQPTNRKLVVDDWRIGTNLCDGLVSVQREAVAEKIGGFINGGVAGDLRNEITSLMEKLHNAVEIDGSSNRNLDKFISDLKKKLMSWE